One window from the genome of Gadus macrocephalus chromosome 7, ASM3116895v1 encodes:
- the LOC132461952 gene encoding LOW QUALITY PROTEIN: Na(+)/citrate cotransporter-like (The sequence of the model RefSeq protein was modified relative to this genomic sequence to represent the inferred CDS: inserted 1 base in 1 codon) — translation MSVLSLRHKMLSSLRAGWQMRSVVVLWCTPFVLLPLLVVVRTPEAACAYVIILMAVYWCTEVLPLSVTALLPTLLFPMMGIMTSKDVCMQYLKDTNMLFXGGLIVAVAVEHWNLHKRIALRVLLIVGVRPALLMLGFMGVTAFLSMWISNTATTAMMVPIALAVLEQLNGPPCVPAGGGPAKEPPLPPKEKTGSMPSLSTLVSSDQEEEEEEEERKRMCKGLLLCVCYSASIGGIATLTGTGPNLVFMGQLKQLFPQSGDVINFASWFAFAFPTMILMLTLAWFWLQFVFIGFNLRKTWGCGAADTEKSRAAYQTIREEHGRLGPMRYGEMSVLVLFVLLVALWFTRDPRFIDGWATHAFNSKAEFVTDATAALFVAVLLFVLPSEPPHFLCFWRRADPGSKTVHTLAPPLLTWEVTQKKMPWNIVLLLGGGFALAKGSEESGLSRWLGDQMMPLHSIPPWAIVIVLCLLIATFTECASNVATATLFLPILASMSQSIGVNPLYIMVPCTLSASFAFMLPVATPPNAIVFSSGYLKVSDMAKTGIVMNIVGILCITLAINSWGRLLFDLDTFPAWANATITV, via the exons ATGTCGGTTCTGTCTCTGCGGCACAAGATGCTGTCCTCTCTGCGCGCCGGCTGGCAGATGAGGAGCGTGGTAGTGCTGTGGTGCACACCATTCGTGCTGCTCCCGCTGCTTGTGGTGGTCCGGACTCCG gAGGCAGCGTGTGCCTATGTGATCATCCTGATGGCGGTGTACTGGTGCACCGAGGTGCTGCCCCTGTCCGTCACCGCCCTGCTGCCCACGCTGCTCTTCCCCATGATGGGCATCATGACCTCCAAAGAC GTGTGCATGCAGTACCTGAAGGACACCAACATGCTGT GTGGGGGTCTGAttgtggccgtggccgtggagCACTGGAACCTCCACAAACGCATCGCCCTGCGCGTGCTGCTCATCGTGGGGGTGCGGCCTGCCCT cctgatgCTGGGCTTCATGGGGGTCACGGCCTTCCTGTCCATGTGGATCAGCAACACGGCCACCACCGCCATGATGGTCCCCATCGCGCTGGCCGTGCTCGAGCAGCTCAACGGGCCCCCCTGCGTCCCGGCCGGCGGCGGTCCTGCCAAggagccccccctgccccccaagGAGAAGACCGGCAGCATGCCCTCCCTCTCCACGCTCGTCAGCTCTGATCAAG aggaggaggaggaggaggaggagaggaagaggatgtgTAAGGGCctgctcctctgtgtctgctactCCGCCAGCATCGGAGGCATCGCCACCCTCACGGGGACCGGACCCAACCTGGTGTTCATGGGACAGCTCAAACA actcTTCCCTCAGAGCGGTGACGTGATCAACTTTGCCTCCTGGTTTGCCTTCGCCTTCCCCACAATGATACTGATGCTAACGCTAGCCTGGTTCTGGCTGCAGTTCGTCTTCATTGGCTTCAA CCTGCGGAAAACGTGGGGCTGCGGTGCAGCGGACACGGAGAAGAGCCGGGCAGCTTACCAGACCATCCGCGAGGAGCACGGCCGGCTGGGGCCCATGCGCTACGGCGAGATGAGCGTGCTGGTGCTCTTCGTCCTGCTGGTGGCGCTGTGGTTCACGCGGGACCCGCGCTTCATCGACGGCTGGGCCACGCACGCCTTCAACTCCAAGGCCGA GTTTGTGACCGATGCGACTGCGGCATTGTTTGTTGCTGTCCTGCTGTTTGTTCTGCCGTCCGAGCCTCCTCACTTCCTGTGCTTCTGGAGGAGGGCTGACCCag GGTCCAAGACCGTCCATACTCTGGCCCCGCCCCTGTTGACCTGGGAGGTGACCCAGAAGAAGATGCCTTGGAACATCGTTCTGCTCCTCGGAGGTGGCTTCGCCCTGGCTAAAGGCAGCgag gagtCGGGTCTGTCCCGTTGGCTAGGCGACCAGATGATGCCCCTtcactccatccctccctgGGCCATCGTCATCGTCCTCTGCCTCCTCATCGCCACCTTCACTGAGTGTGCAAGCAACGTTGCCACGGCGACGCTCTTCCTGCCCATCCTGGCCTCCAtg tcgcaGTCCATCGGAGTGAACCCCCTGTACATCATGGTGCCGTGCACGCTCAGTGCCTCCTTTGCCTTCATGCTGCCCGTGGCCACGCCCCCAAACGCCATCGTCTTCTCATCCGGCTACCTCAAGGTGTCAGATATG GCCAAGACTGGCATAGTGATGAACATCGTGGGGATCCTCTGCATCACGTTGGCCATCAACAGCTGGGGTCGTCTGCTCTTTGACCTGGACACCTTCCCCGCCTGGGCCAACGCCACCATCACGGtctaa
- the med31 gene encoding mediator of RNA polymerase II transcription subunit 31: MAGVMETEEQSRNRFQSELEFIQCLANPNYLNFLAQRGYLREKPFVNYLKYLLYWKEPDYAKFLKYPHCLHMLELLQYEHFRKELVNAQCAKFIDEQQLLHWQHYSRKRTRLQQALAEQQPTQQQQQPPAHGNAATK; this comes from the exons ATGGCTGGCGTTATGGAGACAG AGGAACAGTCCAGGAACCGCTTCCAGTCGGAGCTGGAGTTCATCCAGTGTCTGGCTAATCCCAACTATCTCAACT TTCTTGCCCAGCGGGGATACCTGCGGGAGAAACCTTTCGTCAACTACCTGAAGTACCTGCTGTACTGGAAAGAGCCGGACTATGCTAAGTTCCTCAA GTATCCCCACTGCCTGCACatgctggagctgctgcagtACGAGCACTTCCGCAAGGAGCTGGTGAACGCCCAGTGTGCCAAGTTCATCGACGAGCAGCAGCTGCTGCACTGGCAGCATTACTCCAGGAAGCGCACGCGTCTGCAGCAGGCCCTGGCCGAGCAGCAGCccacgcagcagcagcagcaaccgcCAGCGCACGGCAACGCGGCCACCAAGTGA
- the serpinf2a gene encoding alpha-2-antiplasmin — protein MEMRLFLPILLLLGACQRGLSDPSVAPEASEAVPLQAAGQQYVEEVAQACGNLQMFDSVTLRPLGSSIERLGLQLLEQLPVGPQQPNVLISPFSLSLALAQLALGARNETERLLLSSLHGSNMSCYHHTMGGLLQHLSNSSLWVATRLYLRQGYDVNLSFLEKSMARYRTSPAPLLSVEDVNQWVKNATNGNIVNLMESIPNDVVLMLINAVHFKDEWQTRFDPSETSKGLFYVDEQNSVSVDMMRSPRYPLRLLHDAELEATVACFPFKGNKSFLVVQPIQGKGNVSSLLPKLNISDLYSRLPAEHTMQVALPKFRLQYRQELQEPLTNLGLGSLFSGPDLSGVTEAPLKVGAVRHASQVELSEEGAEASATTVITTMRSVSFFSLNGPFFFALVDDVSLAPLFMGVVTNPAPDDAPMPNDEPRGNASHGAEIVADAAEEKAVDKEQGDDPVAADDDLKTDLGPSVAPDSNGYVPPPTAEKAGELYLNETPGTPESIGGESGDKGNKISPDVSNAIPT, from the exons ATGGAGATGAGGCTGTTCCTGCCTATTCTCCTGCTGCTAGGAGCCTGTCAACGGGGACTCAGT GATCCCAGTGTGGCCCCAGAAGCCTCTGAAGCCGTTCCCCTCCAAGCTGCAGGCCAACAGTACGTGGAGGAGGTGGCGCAGGCCTGTGGAAACCTCCAGATGTTTGACAGCGTGACACTCAGGCCACTAGGGAGCAGCATAGAACGGCTAGGCCTTCAGCTCCTGGAACAGCTGCCTGTTGGCCCTCAACAGCCCAATGTCCTCATATCCCCCTTCAGCCTCTCTCTGGCCCTTGCACAGCTGGCTCTAG GTGCACGGAACGAGACGGAACGACTGCTGCTGAGTAGTCTCCATGGAAGCAACATGAGCTGTTACCACCACACCATGGGGGGTCTTCTGCAACACCTGAGCAACAGCTCCCTGTGGGTGGCCACACGGTTGTACCTGCGCcaag GGTATGATGTGAATTTGTCCTTCCTTGAGAAGTCCATGGCCAG GTATCGAACAAGCCCggctcctctgctctctgtggAGGACGTCAACCAATGGGTGAAGAACGCTACCAATGGAAACATCGTGAACTTAATGGAAAGCATTCCTAACGATGTAGTGCTCATGCTCATCAACGCTGTGCATTTCAAAG ATGAGTGGCAGACCCGATTTGATCCCTCGGAAACTTCCAAAGGGCTGTTCTATGTGGACGAGCAGAACTCTGTCTCGGTGGACATGATGAGGTCCCCGAGGTATCCACTACGCCTGCTGCATGACGCTGAGCTAGAGGCGACG GTCGCCTGTTTTCCCTTCAAGGGAAACAAAAGCTTCCTGGTCGTTCAGCCAATCCAGGGAAAGGGAAACGTGTCATCGTTGCTACCCAAGCTCAACATCTCAGACTTGTACAGCCGGCTGCCTGCAGAGCACACCATGCAGGTGGCCCTGCCCAAGTTCAGACTGCAGTACCGCCAAGAGCTCCAGGAACCCCTCACCAATCTAG GTCTCGGCTCCCTGTTCTCCGGTCCCGACCTGTCGGGCGTCACGGAGGCGCCGCTGAAGGTGGGCGCCGTGCGCCACGCCAGCCAGGTGGAGCTCAGCGAGGAAGGGGCTGAGGCCTCCGCCACCACCGTCATCACCACCATGCGCTCCGTGTCCTTCTTCTCCCTCAACGGGCCCTTCTTCTTCGCCCTGGTCGACGACGTCTCCCTCGCCCCCCTCTTCATGGGCGTGGTCACCAACCCCGCCCCCGACGACGCTCCCATGCCCAACGACGAGCCGCGCGGCAACGCCTCCCATGGCGCCGAGATCGTCGCAGACGCCGCCGAGGAGAAAGCTGTCGATAAGGAGCAGGGAGACGATCCGGTGGCTGCCGACGACGATCTGAAGACTGACTTGGGGCCCTCGGTGGCCCCAGACTCAAACGGGTATGTGCCCCCTCCTACTGCTGAAAAGGCCGGTGAGCTGTACCTCAACGAGACACCAGGGACACCAGAGAGCATTGGAGGGGAAAGCGGAGACAAAGGGAACAAGATTAGCCCCGACGTATCCAACGCTATCCCGACCTGA